A genomic region of Cannabis sativa cultivar Pink pepper isolate KNU-18-1 chromosome 1, ASM2916894v1, whole genome shotgun sequence contains the following coding sequences:
- the LOC115705033 gene encoding WEB family protein At2g40480 isoform X2: MAEPTMNSPSDTVPGTPGIREVRAETMSETFNFMPGSGGGECEIQGIRRVNMRAEIDTSPPFGSVMEAVTRFGGHGPWIPYNDNEEFDLKKVEEQAAELEKDLIVKELETLDVLEELTTTKRIVEELKRQLQQEALKCLAVQSDKNSDEQIKEMNNKNQGNVVNNKHDHQIMGNSSPCPTSSDLILMELKRAKLNLGVLSQEDEVENSRVKPQMPVMDDGETNRIFENSKFDSRDDQCFIKMDVPAKSEVPRTMPSNEQYSIMTAEMRLIAAKKMREAAKAAEAVAFAEIKALTNSENPPQFLFSEPDHKMSFNFQVQSPLYCKPHEAVDWSKKKLADAMLHIDEAHTSKLAILRKLKEATDEIKYSKQALEEALSRVEVANMKQNAAEEAFHRWTAPDHNRKRPVAAAGAYSPFSPRINIFHPPDHHKGSPLNDVHREGLIDNHHHCPKPLLKPTISMRDVLRKKQNVSEDYVARKEPHHHHHESGHGHGHGHSDQTHKVALSEMLQALRNDLRFSPKAEKEVNNDREVHQKQQLLTQRKKFGFIQISLPLSKPSKKKTQPTN, translated from the exons ATGGCGGAGCCGACGATGAACTCGCCGTCCGATACGGTACCCGGAACTCCGGGAATCCGGGAGGTCAGGGCCGAAACTATGTCGGAGACTTTTAACTTTATGCCGGGTTCGGGTGGTGGAGAATGTGAAATTCAGGGAATACGGAGGGTGAATATGAGAGCAGAGATTGACACTTCTCCGCCTTTCGGGTCGGTCATGGAGGCGGTGACCCGTTTCGGTGGCCACGGACCTTGGATTCCTTAT AATGATAACGAAGAATTTGACTTGAAAAAAGTGGAAGAACAAGCAGCAGAGCTGGAGAAGGATCTAATAGTCAAAGAACTTGAAACACTTGATGTCCTTGAAGAACTAACGACAACAAAAAGGATTGTGGAAGAATTAAAACGACAACTCCAGCAAGAAGCTCTGAAATGTCTGGCAGTTCAGTCAGACAAGAATTCAGATGAACAGATCAAAGAAATGAACAACAAGAACCAAGGAAATGTAGTTAATAACAAGCATGATCATCAAATAATGGGAAATTCAAGTCCTTGTCCAACTTCTTCAGATTTGATCCTTATGGAGTTGAAGCGTGCAAAACTCAACCTTG GGGTGTTGTCACAGGAGGACGAGGTGGAAAACTCAAGGGTCAAGCCACAAATGCCAGTAATGGATGATGGAGAAACTAATAGGATTTTCGAGAACTCGAAATTTGATTCAAGAGATGATCAGTGCTTCATAAAAATGGATGTGCCTGCTAAATCAGAGGTTCCAAGAACAATGCCAAGTAATGAACAGTACTCGATTATGACTGCTGAAATGAGGTTGATTGCAGCTAAAAAGATGAGAGAAGCAGCAAAGGCAGCTGAAGCTGTTGCTTTCGCCGAGATCAAAGCATTGACTAACAGCGAAAACCCGCCTCAGTTTCTCTTTTCTGAGCCTGATCACAAGATGAGTTTCAACTTCCAAGTTCAATCTCCTCTCTACTGTAAGCCTCATGAAGCTGTGGATTGGTCGAAGAAGAAACTGGCTGATGCCATGCTTCATATTGATGAAGCTCATACTTCTAAGCTGGCTATACTGAGGAAGTTAAAGGAAGCAACCGACGAAATCAAGTACAGCAAACAAGCCTTGGAAGAGGCTTTGAGCAGAGTAGAAGTTGCCAACATGAAGCAAAACGCTGCAGAAGAGGCTTTCCATAGATGGACTGCTCCTGATCATAATAGGAAGAGGCCGGTGGCTGCTGCTGGCGCTTACAGTCCTTTTTCGCCAAGAATAAACATCTTCCACCCTCCTGATCATCACAAGGGTTCCCCTCTAAATGATGTTCACAGGGAAGGTTTAATTGATAATCATCATCATTGTCCAAAGCCTCTTTTGAAGCCCACAATCTCAATGCGAGATGTGCTTAGAAAAAAACAAAACGTGTCTGAAGATTATGTTGCAAGAAAAGaacctcatcatcatcatcatgagaGTGGCCATGGCCATGGCCATGGACACTCTGATCAAACTCACAAAGTGGCTTTGAGCGAAATGCTTCAAGCCTTAAGAAATGATTTGAGATTTTCTCCTAAAGCTGAGAAAGAGGTAAATAATGATCGTGAGGTTCATCAGAAGCAACAACTATTAACTCAGAGAAAGAAGTTTGGGTTCATTCAGATTTCACTTCCCTTGAGTAAGCCAAGCAAGAAAAAAACACAACCTACGAATTGA
- the LOC115705033 gene encoding WEB family protein At2g40480 isoform X1 — MAEPTMNSPSDTVPGTPGIREVRAETMSETFNFMPGSGGGECEIQGIRRVNMRAEIDTSPPFGSVMEAVTRFGGHGPWIPYNDNEEFDLKKVEEQAAELEKDLIVKELETLDVLEELTTTKRIVEELKRQLQQEALKCLAVQSDKNSDEQIKEMNNKNQGNVVNNKHDHQIMGNSSPCPTSSDLILMELKRAKLNLGKTINDLGVIQNSVETLNKKMRKEKEIIEKTREKLTTKFAGVLSQEDEVENSRVKPQMPVMDDGETNRIFENSKFDSRDDQCFIKMDVPAKSEVPRTMPSNEQYSIMTAEMRLIAAKKMREAAKAAEAVAFAEIKALTNSENPPQFLFSEPDHKMSFNFQVQSPLYCKPHEAVDWSKKKLADAMLHIDEAHTSKLAILRKLKEATDEIKYSKQALEEALSRVEVANMKQNAAEEAFHRWTAPDHNRKRPVAAAGAYSPFSPRINIFHPPDHHKGSPLNDVHREGLIDNHHHCPKPLLKPTISMRDVLRKKQNVSEDYVARKEPHHHHHESGHGHGHGHSDQTHKVALSEMLQALRNDLRFSPKAEKEVNNDREVHQKQQLLTQRKKFGFIQISLPLSKPSKKKTQPTN, encoded by the exons ATGGCGGAGCCGACGATGAACTCGCCGTCCGATACGGTACCCGGAACTCCGGGAATCCGGGAGGTCAGGGCCGAAACTATGTCGGAGACTTTTAACTTTATGCCGGGTTCGGGTGGTGGAGAATGTGAAATTCAGGGAATACGGAGGGTGAATATGAGAGCAGAGATTGACACTTCTCCGCCTTTCGGGTCGGTCATGGAGGCGGTGACCCGTTTCGGTGGCCACGGACCTTGGATTCCTTAT AATGATAACGAAGAATTTGACTTGAAAAAAGTGGAAGAACAAGCAGCAGAGCTGGAGAAGGATCTAATAGTCAAAGAACTTGAAACACTTGATGTCCTTGAAGAACTAACGACAACAAAAAGGATTGTGGAAGAATTAAAACGACAACTCCAGCAAGAAGCTCTGAAATGTCTGGCAGTTCAGTCAGACAAGAATTCAGATGAACAGATCAAAGAAATGAACAACAAGAACCAAGGAAATGTAGTTAATAACAAGCATGATCATCAAATAATGGGAAATTCAAGTCCTTGTCCAACTTCTTCAGATTTGATCCTTATGGAGTTGAAGCGTGCAAAACTCAACCTTGGTAAAACTATAAATGATCTTGGAGTGATTCAAAACTCTGTTGAAActttaaataagaaaatgagaaaagagaaagagataATTGAAAAAACCCGAGAGAAGCTAACGACCAAGTTTGCAGGGGTGTTGTCACAGGAGGACGAGGTGGAAAACTCAAGGGTCAAGCCACAAATGCCAGTAATGGATGATGGAGAAACTAATAGGATTTTCGAGAACTCGAAATTTGATTCAAGAGATGATCAGTGCTTCATAAAAATGGATGTGCCTGCTAAATCAGAGGTTCCAAGAACAATGCCAAGTAATGAACAGTACTCGATTATGACTGCTGAAATGAGGTTGATTGCAGCTAAAAAGATGAGAGAAGCAGCAAAGGCAGCTGAAGCTGTTGCTTTCGCCGAGATCAAAGCATTGACTAACAGCGAAAACCCGCCTCAGTTTCTCTTTTCTGAGCCTGATCACAAGATGAGTTTCAACTTCCAAGTTCAATCTCCTCTCTACTGTAAGCCTCATGAAGCTGTGGATTGGTCGAAGAAGAAACTGGCTGATGCCATGCTTCATATTGATGAAGCTCATACTTCTAAGCTGGCTATACTGAGGAAGTTAAAGGAAGCAACCGACGAAATCAAGTACAGCAAACAAGCCTTGGAAGAGGCTTTGAGCAGAGTAGAAGTTGCCAACATGAAGCAAAACGCTGCAGAAGAGGCTTTCCATAGATGGACTGCTCCTGATCATAATAGGAAGAGGCCGGTGGCTGCTGCTGGCGCTTACAGTCCTTTTTCGCCAAGAATAAACATCTTCCACCCTCCTGATCATCACAAGGGTTCCCCTCTAAATGATGTTCACAGGGAAGGTTTAATTGATAATCATCATCATTGTCCAAAGCCTCTTTTGAAGCCCACAATCTCAATGCGAGATGTGCTTAGAAAAAAACAAAACGTGTCTGAAGATTATGTTGCAAGAAAAGaacctcatcatcatcatcatgagaGTGGCCATGGCCATGGCCATGGACACTCTGATCAAACTCACAAAGTGGCTTTGAGCGAAATGCTTCAAGCCTTAAGAAATGATTTGAGATTTTCTCCTAAAGCTGAGAAAGAGGTAAATAATGATCGTGAGGTTCATCAGAAGCAACAACTATTAACTCAGAGAAAGAAGTTTGGGTTCATTCAGATTTCACTTCCCTTGAGTAAGCCAAGCAAGAAAAAAACACAACCTACGAATTGA